One Setaria italica strain Yugu1 chromosome II, Setaria_italica_v2.0, whole genome shotgun sequence DNA segment encodes these proteins:
- the LOC101759123 gene encoding uncharacterized protein LOC101759123, whose translation MDSSYHYNLSTACDINVTIFNNLTESYSKQLNDTSTLSTSFIMFVLTALFFNLNLFSGLSHVSAILDPKIRLGLTSALSLFLPVMSYLFSEAKNGSDVGPKSELPLRARFILIWMLLVELLRKKVEVIKMQGYSGTIERAGRVLWLGSLVFSNLQATGRKAMTGILWLLCATKLVQRISFTEVGKRSLAFGKNARVITSYMAQVLEKDQQGHRFRPEDRDELLKGCQYAVMEEDDLVVEAIPSGYRLRDDANVVATVGKIWGLLETDPLLDSLDRDQRLRMLCLSFSLFKLLRRRFERLPAMTPAETRNYREVILKALYDESTSAAEVMFQVTNDELNFLCEYYHSVVPVVLASPFFLLANYFLLPLVVFVMCLVVIVLCSNGDVPFAFRSIKDDDYFTFFGITQMTPCLRQFFKSPVVFFCTVDFSITSLLFLMFIYEEVWEFFVFLFSDWFLVSLLCKYATKPQWHNSRAFGRSIRCILFARSLMSRPGIRFHQFCVLKFCGLAMPAQLSVKVPILPTIPVPREVKHSVMEYLSKLHDRDGNHTSLTLSNGRLALAGHPELSQFCESDSVAEVILTWHIATSLLEVKHPPQGKNNVATSLSKYCAYLVAFHPELLPDNQDSAELVFKGTKAELYDLLGFWDYYLSSCVRTRHRKIMASSPAEAAAAAITVVQKGAALGRILERKAAHPGEGVWKVLANLWVELFVYIAPSSNEECVAGHENVLAKGGEFITVLWAMATHAGISRPADAPPVEVAIERIMGTTRDVSV comes from the coding sequence ATGGATTCAAGCTACCACTACAACCTATCGACGGCTTGTGACATAAACGTCACCATTTTCAACAACCTGACAGAGTCCTATAGCAAGCAGCTAAATGACACATCCaccttgtccacctccttcatcatgtTCGTCCTCACTGCTCTCTTCTTCAACCTCAACCTCTTCAGCGGGCTCTCTCACGTCAGTGCCATCCTCGACCCCAAGATCCGCCTCGGCCTCACCTCGGcgctctccctcttcctccccgtCATGTCCTACCTCTTCTCTGAAGCCAAGAATGGCTCGGATGTTGGCCCCAAGTCCGAGCTCCCGCTGAGGGCCCGCTTCATCCTCATCTGGATGCTCCTGGTAGAGCTCCTCCGCAAGAAGGTGGAGGTGATCAAAATGCAGGGGTACTCCGGCACCATAGAGCGTGCCGGGCGTGTCCTCTGGCTTGGCAGCCTTGTCTTCTCCAACCTGCAAGCAACCGGCCGAAAGGCGATGACGGGCATCCTCTGGCTCCTCTGTGCCACCAAGCTGGTGCAGAGAATCTCCTTCACTGAGGTGGGGAAACGTTCTCTGGCCTTTGGCAAGAACGCCCGGGTTATCACCTCCTACATGGCTCAGGTGCTAGAGAAAGATCAGCAGGGCCACCGATTCCGACCAGAAGACCGGGACGAACTGCTGAAGGGATGCCAGTACGCGGTCATGGAAGAAGACGATTTGGTGGTTGAAGCCATCCCAAGTGGATACAGGCTCAGAGACGACGCCAACGTCGTCGCCACCGTCGGCAAGATCTGGGGGCTCCTGGAGACTGATCCTCTCCTCGATTCTCTCGACCGAGACCAGCGGTTGAGGATGCTCTGCCTGTCCTTTTCACTCTTCAAGCTGCTTCGCCGGAGGTTCGAGCGCCTGCCGGCAATGACTCCGGCAGAGACTCGGAACTACCGGGAAGTCATCCTGAAAGCCCTGTACGACGAAAGCACAAGCGCAGCAGAGGTAATGTTCCAAGTGACAAACGACGAGCTCAACTTCCTGTGCGAGTATTACCACTCCGTGGTCCCTGTCGTCCTGGCAAGCCCCTTCTTCTTGCTCGCCAACTACTTCCTCCTCCCACTCGTTGTGTTTGTCATGTGCCTCGTGGTCATCGTCCTGTGCAGCAATGGCGATGTTCCCTTCGCCTTTCGTAGCATAAAAGACGACGACTACTTCACTTTCTTCGGCATCACCCAGATGACTCCATGCCTCCGGCAGTTCTTCAAGTCTCCAGTAGTGTTCTTCTGCACCGTCGACTTCTCCATCACCTCGCTCCTTTTCCTCATGTTCATCTACGAGGAGGTATGGGAgttcttcgtcttcctcttctccgACTGGTTCCTTGTGTCACTGCTCTGCAAGTACGCAACAAAACCCCAGTGGCACAACAGCCGCGCCTTCGGCCGGTCCATCCGCTGCATCTTGTTCGCACGAAGCCTGATGAGCCGTCCAGGCATCAGGTTCCACCAGTTCTGCGTGCTCAAGTTTTGCGGCCTGGCGATGCCAGCCCAGCTCTCGGTGAAGGTGCCGATCCTGCCGACGATCCCGGTGCCCAGAGAAGTCAAGCATTCAGTCATGGAATACTTGAGCAAGTTGCACGACCGTGATGGCAACCACACCTCTCTGACTCTCAGCAATGGGAGGCTCGCACTCGCAGGCCATCCGGAGCTCTCGCAGTTCTGCGAGAGCGATAGCGTCGCTGAGGTCATCCTCACCTGGCATATCGCCACCAGCCTCCTGGAGGTGAAGCATCCACCTCAGGGTAAGAACAACGTGGCGACGAGCCTGTCCAAGTACTGCGCTTACTTGGTGGCCTTCCACCCGGAGCTGCTCCCGGACAACCAGGACAGCGCGGAGCTCGTGTTCAAGGGCACGAAGGCCGAGTTGTATGACCTCCTTGGGTTCTGGGACTACTACCTCTCGTCGTGCGTGCGCACCCGACACCGCAAGATCATGGCCAGCAGTCCGGCagaagccgcggcggcggcgataacGGTGGTGCAGAAGGGTGCGGCGCTGGGCCGGATACTTGAGAGGAAAGCTGCGCATCCTGGGGAGGGCGTGTGGAAGGTGCTGGCCAATCTTTGGGTCGAGCTCTTTGTCTACATTGCACCGTCGAGCAACGAGGAGTGCGTGGCCGGGCATGAGAATGTGCTGGCGAAGGGCGGCGAGTTCATCACTGTGCTTTGGGCGATGGCCACACATGCGGGGATAAGCCGCCCGGCCGACGCACCGCCGGTGGAAGTCGCGATCGAACGCATCATGGGAACAACGCGTGATGTTTCTGTGTAA